The proteins below are encoded in one region of Macrococcus armenti:
- a CDS encoding phosphocarrier protein HPr produces the protein MEQKSYVIIDETGIHARPATMLVQTASKFESDIQLEYNAKKVNLKSIMGVMSLGVGKDAEITIYAEGSDEKEAIDAISEVLVKEGLSK, from the coding sequence ATGGAACAAAAATCTTACGTAATTATCGATGAAACAGGAATTCACGCACGTCCAGCAACAATGTTAGTTCAAACAGCTAGCAAATTTGAATCTGACATTCAGTTAGAATATAACGCGAAAAAAGTAAACTTAAAATCAATCATGGGTGTTATGAGTTTAGGTGTTGGTAAAGACGCTGAAATTACAATTTACGCTGAAGGTAGCGATGAGAAAGAAGCAATCGATGCAATTAGCGAAGTTTTAGTAAAAGAAGGCTTAAGCAAATAA
- a CDS encoding metallophosphoesterase, translating into MLKHLMYSFIDRFGESLIPYVRNPLHKLTINTVKLNGLKEHHDTPLKIVHISDLHIGFQFSYDDLIQVIQEVNDLKPHIVCITGDMFDNLDRFKENSARYIPLLKTIRAKHKFFVYGNHDQRAHRTHDLERMMHHAEIEVLNNYGKYIHFDDEAIYICGTDDIINSGGNIKQMLRNKDNSAYTIALVHEPDFARFTKRFDIDLQLSGHSHGGQIRLPIIGAPIRPMLGRKYYSGLYTLKYKRRKMKLYTSNGLGTTHFPFRIGARPEITLFEIK; encoded by the coding sequence ATGCTTAAACATTTAATGTATTCATTTATTGACCGTTTCGGGGAAAGCCTTATCCCATATGTACGAAATCCATTACACAAGTTAACAATTAATACAGTTAAACTTAACGGCTTAAAAGAACACCATGACACACCACTTAAAATCGTCCATATCTCTGATTTGCATATCGGTTTTCAGTTCAGTTACGATGATTTAATCCAAGTGATTCAAGAAGTAAATGACTTGAAACCACATATCGTCTGTATTACTGGAGATATGTTCGATAATCTCGACCGTTTTAAAGAAAATTCAGCGCGCTATATTCCATTACTAAAAACAATACGTGCTAAACATAAATTTTTCGTGTATGGCAATCACGATCAGCGTGCACATCGTACACACGATCTAGAGCGAATGATGCATCATGCAGAAATCGAAGTGTTAAACAATTACGGTAAATATATTCACTTTGATGATGAAGCAATTTATATATGCGGTACGGACGATATTATTAATAGTGGTGGTAATATAAAGCAGATGCTTAGAAATAAAGATAACTCCGCATATACGATTGCACTCGTTCACGAACCTGATTTCGCAAGATTCACGAAACGATTCGACATCGATCTGCAGTTATCAGGCCATTCTCACGGCGGACAAATTCGACTGCCAATTATCGGCGCTCCGATCAGACCGATGCTCGGCAGGAAATATTATAGCGGATTATATACGTTAAAGTATAAACGCCGAAAAATGAAACTGTATACATCAAATGGACTTGGGACGACACATTTTCCATTCCGAATCGGTGCCAGACCAGAAATAACATTATTTGAAATAAAATAA
- the purH gene encoding bifunctional phosphoribosylaminoimidazolecarboxamide formyltransferase/IMP cyclohydrolase gives MRKALLSVSDKTGIIPFAKSLTELDFELYSTGGTKKALEENNIPVKSVSDLTQFPEIMDGRVKTLHPNIHGGILADRSNPEHVIAMETHGIAPLDLVVVNLYPFEATVANPDVTEMDAIENIDIGGPTMLRSSAKNFKHVITVVDPSDYDVVIEKLKADTLDEAFRKQLMIKVFTHTNKYDAAIVNFFSDNTSTLRYGENPHQKARFIKTDAKPNTLAGARVLHGKPLSFNNIKDADATLTLVKQFDIPAAVAVKHMNPCGVGTGESISEAFQNAYDADSQSIFGGIVALNREVDKATAEKMHAIFLEVIIAPKFSAEALEVLTAKKNIRLLEIDMDTDKDEEEFVSVSGGYLVQDKDLLNVTRKDMRVVTDTEPTEAQWNAIELGWKVVKSVKSNAIVLANDKQTVGIGAGQMNRVGAAKIAIERAIEMNDNVVLASDGFFPMSDTVETANAAGIKCIVQPGGSIKDQDSIDKANEFGIAMVMTDVRHFKH, from the coding sequence ATGAGAAAAGCATTATTAAGTGTGTCAGATAAAACAGGTATTATCCCATTTGCCAAAAGTTTAACAGAACTTGACTTTGAACTTTATTCAACTGGTGGTACGAAAAAAGCGCTGGAAGAGAACAACATTCCAGTAAAATCGGTGAGCGATTTAACACAGTTCCCTGAAATTATGGACGGACGTGTTAAAACATTACACCCGAACATTCACGGTGGTATATTAGCTGACCGCAGTAATCCAGAACACGTTATAGCAATGGAAACACACGGTATTGCACCGCTTGATCTCGTCGTTGTAAACTTATATCCATTTGAAGCAACAGTTGCGAATCCTGATGTAACTGAAATGGATGCCATCGAGAATATCGATATCGGTGGGCCGACAATGTTACGTTCATCAGCGAAAAACTTCAAACATGTAATTACAGTTGTAGATCCAAGTGACTATGATGTCGTTATTGAAAAATTAAAAGCTGATACTTTAGACGAAGCATTCCGTAAACAATTAATGATTAAAGTATTTACGCATACGAACAAATATGATGCTGCAATCGTAAACTTCTTCAGCGACAATACATCAACACTTCGTTACGGGGAAAACCCGCATCAGAAAGCGCGTTTCATTAAAACAGACGCAAAACCAAATACGTTAGCTGGTGCACGTGTACTGCACGGTAAACCGCTAAGCTTTAACAATATTAAAGATGCGGATGCGACACTTACATTAGTGAAGCAGTTTGATATTCCGGCTGCAGTTGCAGTAAAACATATGAATCCATGTGGCGTTGGAACTGGTGAATCTATTAGCGAAGCATTCCAGAATGCATATGATGCGGATAGTCAGAGCATATTCGGCGGTATCGTTGCATTGAATCGTGAAGTTGACAAAGCGACTGCAGAGAAAATGCATGCAATTTTCCTTGAAGTAATTATCGCACCGAAATTTAGCGCAGAAGCACTTGAAGTATTAACAGCGAAGAAAAACATTCGTTTACTTGAAATCGATATGGATACGGACAAAGATGAAGAAGAATTCGTATCTGTAAGTGGTGGTTACTTAGTTCAGGATAAAGATTTACTTAACGTAACGCGTAAAGACATGCGTGTCGTAACGGACACTGAACCGACAGAAGCACAATGGAATGCAATCGAGCTTGGCTGGAAAGTCGTTAAAAGCGTAAAAAGTAATGCAATCGTTCTGGCAAATGATAAGCAGACGGTCGGTATTGGTGCAGGTCAGATGAACCGTGTTGGTGCTGCGAAGATTGCCATTGAACGTGCGATTGAAATGAACGACAATGTTGTACTTGCGAGTGATGGTTTCTTTCCGATGTCTGATACAGTTGAAACTGCGAATGCAGCAGGCATTAAATGTATCGTTCAGCCAGGTGGTTCTATTAAAGACCAGGACTCTATCGATAAAGCGAATGAATTCGGTATTGCAATGGTCATGACAGACGTAAGACACTTTAAACATTAG
- the ptsP gene encoding phosphoenolpyruvate--protein phosphotransferase — translation MTTLKGIGASDGIAIAKAYLLIEPDLSFSNDTVSDVDAEVEKFKAAVNQSKVELTQIRNNAEVALGADKAAIFDAHLLVLEDPELINPIEENIRNNKMNAAASLSEVSTNFVNIFESMDNEYMRERAADIKDVSKRVLSHILGVALPNPTLIDEPVVIIAEDLTPSDTAQLNKKFVQGFATNIGGRTSHSAIMSRSLEIPAVVGTKNVTESVQQGDFVIVDGLSGEVIVNPDELTITGYKARQAEFLQEKEELKQLVSDKTVTKEGVHVELAANIGTPNDLDGVKNNGAEGIGLYRTEFLYMGRDAMPTEDEQFEAYKKVLSEMDGKRVVVRTLDIGGDKELPYLNLPKEMNPFLGYRAIRLCLDQQDIFRTQLRALLRASSYGKLSIMFPMIATINEFRDAKAILEEEKQQLLADKVKVADDIELGIMVEIPSTAAMADIFAKEVDFFSIGTNDLIQYTMAADRMSERVSYLYQPYNPAILRLVKQVIDASHKEGKWTGMCGEMAGDTTAIPLLLGLGLDEFSMSATSILKARRQIKNLSQPEMAKVAEQALNCATQEEVVKLVEAYL, via the coding sequence ATGACGACTTTAAAAGGTATTGGTGCATCAGATGGCATCGCAATTGCAAAAGCATACCTTTTGATTGAACCTGATTTATCATTTTCGAATGATACAGTATCAGATGTTGACGCTGAAGTTGAGAAATTTAAAGCTGCAGTGAACCAATCTAAAGTTGAATTAACACAAATTCGTAATAATGCAGAAGTTGCGCTTGGAGCTGATAAAGCAGCAATCTTTGATGCACATTTATTAGTATTAGAAGATCCGGAACTTATAAACCCGATTGAAGAGAATATTCGTAACAATAAGATGAACGCAGCAGCGAGTTTATCAGAAGTTTCTACAAACTTCGTAAACATCTTTGAATCGATGGATAATGAGTATATGAGAGAACGTGCAGCAGATATTAAAGACGTATCGAAGCGTGTACTTTCACATATTTTAGGTGTTGCTTTACCGAATCCGACATTGATCGATGAGCCTGTTGTTATCATCGCTGAAGATTTAACGCCATCAGATACAGCACAATTGAACAAGAAGTTCGTTCAAGGATTTGCGACAAATATCGGTGGTCGTACGAGTCACTCAGCAATTATGAGTCGTTCATTAGAAATTCCTGCAGTCGTAGGAACTAAAAATGTAACGGAATCAGTACAGCAAGGTGACTTTGTTATCGTTGATGGTTTATCTGGAGAAGTGATTGTAAATCCTGATGAATTGACAATTACAGGTTATAAAGCGCGTCAAGCTGAATTCTTACAGGAAAAAGAAGAACTTAAACAGCTTGTGAGTGATAAGACTGTAACGAAAGAAGGCGTTCATGTAGAACTTGCAGCAAACATTGGTACACCGAATGATTTAGATGGTGTTAAAAACAATGGTGCTGAAGGTATCGGTTTATACCGTACTGAGTTTTTATACATGGGTCGCGATGCGATGCCAACTGAAGATGAACAGTTTGAAGCTTATAAGAAAGTATTATCTGAGATGGACGGTAAACGTGTTGTTGTACGTACTTTAGATATCGGTGGCGATAAAGAGTTACCATATTTAAACTTACCGAAAGAGATGAACCCATTCTTAGGTTACCGTGCAATTCGTTTATGTCTTGATCAGCAGGATATATTCAGAACACAGCTCCGTGCATTATTACGTGCATCAAGCTACGGTAAATTAAGCATTATGTTCCCGATGATTGCTACGATTAACGAATTCCGTGATGCAAAAGCAATCTTAGAAGAAGAGAAACAACAGTTACTTGCAGATAAAGTGAAAGTTGCAGATGATATCGAACTTGGTATTATGGTGGAAATTCCATCTACTGCAGCGATGGCTGATATTTTTGCGAAAGAAGTTGACTTCTTCAGTATCGGAACGAACGACCTGATTCAGTATACGATGGCAGCAGACCGTATGAGCGAACGCGTTTCTTATCTATACCAGCCATATAATCCAGCAATTTTAAGACTTGTGAAACAAGTTATTGATGCGAGTCATAAAGAAGGTAAATGGACTGGTATGTGTGGAGAAATGGCAGGAGATACGACTGCGATTCCATTATTATTAGGTTTAGGCCTTGATGAATTCAGTATGAGTGCGACAAGCATCTTAAAAGCACGTCGTCAAATTAAAAACTTAAGCCAACCAGAAATGGCTAAAGTTGCTGAACAGGCATTAAACTGTGCAACACAAGAAGAAGTTGTGAAGCTTGTAGAAGCTTACCTATAA
- the auxA gene encoding lipoteichoic acid stability factor AuxA, translating to MNWIKKHFEILIGYILAVMHITLGIFVIVNYKQIARFEDVNINKMHMYSFFDFVNIYAFELIKLLSHYIHQFTLLFGVLFIVIGFAFFYVSRKLKVTTLFDRTIAQFYLLFSSLLYIVTSILIFEMYGFFALLYLFLFVSVVYYTLNRKRLNDNFRKLHLNVLIFIYALAYFLTQLAVYDNLDKRKVTPLDVMTINFFFIILTVLATLCLVNYVFLKRTLMKPNTEMKRTEKRRDSKVSRLLRENTNMTINKLSEESLKLDEKIVYFLKKFSLSNLIKLNEDDIPSWFRLPKWLRIFHIEMVLSSLLFLITAIELNNRNILFSATKFNVVKMQYFYEWINLFGLLVIIILYIYFTIMIFYKSKGYIGQLFTISFLLIKVLVSFYLMIFKGINLSLFIPPILILLILIILPLYAFHIRRKY from the coding sequence ATGAACTGGATAAAAAAGCATTTTGAAATACTCATCGGGTATATACTTGCTGTAATGCATATCACACTCGGCATATTTGTAATCGTGAACTATAAACAAATTGCGCGCTTTGAAGATGTGAATATTAATAAGATGCATATGTACAGTTTCTTTGATTTTGTAAATATATATGCGTTTGAGCTGATTAAGTTGCTGAGTCATTACATTCATCAATTTACGCTCTTGTTCGGTGTGCTGTTTATCGTGATTGGTTTCGCGTTTTTCTATGTTTCACGCAAGTTAAAGGTGACGACGCTTTTTGATCGAACAATCGCGCAGTTTTATTTACTGTTCAGTAGTTTATTATACATCGTTACTTCTATATTAATTTTCGAAATGTATGGTTTCTTTGCGCTGCTGTATTTATTTTTATTCGTAAGCGTCGTGTATTATACATTAAACCGCAAACGACTGAATGACAATTTTAGAAAGCTGCACCTGAACGTACTGATTTTTATTTATGCACTTGCGTATTTCCTAACGCAGCTCGCTGTATATGATAATCTTGACAAAAGAAAAGTTACACCACTTGATGTAATGACAATTAACTTTTTCTTTATTATATTAACGGTGCTCGCTACACTTTGTTTAGTGAATTATGTGTTCTTAAAACGTACGTTAATGAAACCGAATACTGAGATGAAGCGTACTGAGAAACGCCGTGACTCTAAAGTAAGTCGTCTGTTACGAGAGAATACGAATATGACAATTAATAAACTTTCAGAAGAGTCGCTTAAACTTGATGAAAAGATCGTATATTTCCTGAAGAAATTTTCACTATCAAATCTTATTAAATTAAATGAAGATGACATTCCATCGTGGTTCAGATTACCGAAATGGTTACGCATCTTTCATATAGAGATGGTGCTGAGTAGTTTACTCTTTTTAATTACCGCAATTGAGCTGAACAACAGAAATATATTATTCAGTGCAACAAAGTTCAATGTCGTTAAAATGCAGTACTTTTATGAATGGATTAATTTATTCGGATTACTCGTCATTATCATACTTTATATTTATTTTACGATAATGATTTTCTATAAATCGAAAGGTTATATCGGTCAATTATTTACGATATCTTTTTTATTGATTAAAGTGCTTGTTAGTTTTTATCTAATGATATTTAAAGGGATCAACTTATCGTTATTTATCCCTCCGATACTGATATTATTAATTTTAATCATCTTACCACTGTATGCATTTCACATACGTCGTAAATATTAA
- the purD gene encoding phosphoribosylamine--glycine ligase, whose product MNVLVIGSGGREHALVRKLVQSPRVSEVFVIKGNDAMAREATLVDIAEDDHVQIVQFAQEKNVSLVVVGPEQPLIDGLSDALKEAGIEVFGPNRQAAQMEGSKDFAKALMKKYDIPTARYETIDNKEDAMKYLDEKGTPIVIKYDGLAAGKGVVVAMDREMAVDAINDFYAEEGAKVVFEEYLEGEEYSLMVIVNDDFCIPFDTIAQDHKRAFDGDEGPNTGGMGAYCPVSHISDDVLNTTYETIVYPTVRAMHEEGLNYFGVLYVGAILTSEGPKVIEFNARFGDPEAQVLLRRLETDLVDLIEVARNKKELDLVWHNKSICGVVLASKGYPGSYEKGALVEGYDFQDDYIVSALKRDGDTWVTNGGRVMLAFGEGDDLLSAQQAAYENVKKIKSDGLFYRTDIGNKGIK is encoded by the coding sequence ATGAATGTATTAGTTATTGGAAGTGGCGGTCGTGAACATGCACTTGTACGTAAGCTGGTACAGTCACCTCGCGTGTCTGAAGTATTCGTCATTAAAGGTAATGACGCGATGGCACGTGAAGCGACTTTAGTAGATATTGCTGAGGATGATCACGTACAAATTGTGCAGTTCGCACAAGAAAAAAATGTATCGCTCGTAGTCGTTGGACCGGAACAACCGTTAATTGATGGTTTAAGTGACGCATTAAAAGAAGCGGGTATCGAAGTATTCGGACCGAACCGTCAAGCTGCACAGATGGAAGGCTCTAAAGACTTCGCGAAAGCATTAATGAAGAAGTATGACATTCCGACGGCACGTTATGAAACGATTGATAATAAAGAAGATGCGATGAAGTATCTGGATGAAAAAGGGACACCAATCGTAATTAAGTACGACGGTCTTGCAGCTGGTAAAGGGGTTGTCGTTGCGATGGATCGCGAAATGGCGGTTGACGCAATCAATGACTTTTACGCGGAAGAAGGTGCAAAAGTTGTCTTTGAAGAATATTTAGAAGGTGAAGAATATTCGCTGATGGTTATCGTTAACGATGACTTCTGTATTCCTTTTGATACGATAGCACAAGATCATAAACGTGCATTCGATGGTGATGAAGGGCCAAATACAGGTGGTATGGGTGCATATTGTCCTGTAAGCCACATTTCAGACGATGTACTGAATACAACTTATGAAACGATTGTTTATCCGACAGTGCGTGCGATGCACGAAGAAGGATTAAATTACTTCGGTGTGCTCTATGTCGGCGCGATTTTAACGTCAGAAGGACCGAAAGTAATTGAATTTAATGCGCGTTTCGGTGATCCGGAAGCACAGGTTTTATTGAGACGTCTTGAGACAGACTTAGTAGACTTAATTGAAGTTGCGCGCAATAAGAAGGAACTCGATTTAGTTTGGCACAATAAGTCAATCTGTGGTGTAGTACTTGCATCTAAAGGGTATCCAGGCAGTTACGAAAAAGGGGCTCTTGTTGAAGGGTATGATTTTCAGGATGACTACATCGTCAGCGCATTAAAACGTGACGGTGACACATGGGTAACAAATGGTGGTCGTGTAATGCTAGCATTCGGTGAAGGTGATGATTTATTATCGGCGCAGCAAGCGGCTTACGAAAATGTTAAGAAAATTAAGAGTGACGGTTTATTCTACCGCACGGACATCGGTAATAAAGGTATAAAATAA
- a CDS encoding glutaredoxin family protein, with amino-acid sequence MNIEIYTQDDCPPCTFIKQYFTNKGYVFIEKNIKHMPYKIEMIDYNAMSTPLIKIDDTLFYQPDIEKIEAYLNA; translated from the coding sequence ATGAACATAGAAATTTATACGCAGGATGATTGTCCACCGTGCACATTTATAAAACAATATTTCACAAATAAAGGTTATGTATTTATCGAGAAAAATATTAAGCATATGCCATATAAGATTGAAATGATTGATTATAACGCGATGAGTACCCCACTGATTAAAATAGATGACACGCTATTTTATCAGCCGGATATCGAGAAGATTGAAGCGTATCTCAATGCTTAA
- a CDS encoding DUF697 domain-containing protein translates to MSLLDKAIDMASKQLTKEDKKQVINSLPQTEADLIERRKRAESMLHNKSLMSSAAAVVPIPGLDVTADLKLMTDIIENINKEYGLSHKQVSGYTDDIKQKIVFSAAKSGSDFIGKKVTKGFVAVVFKMMLRREALKQSKWVPVFGQAVSGTISYYMMKKLGEKHIEKCERVARELMV, encoded by the coding sequence ATGAGTTTATTAGATAAAGCAATTGATATGGCGTCAAAACAATTGACGAAAGAAGATAAAAAGCAGGTTATTAACAGTCTGCCACAAACTGAAGCGGACTTGATCGAACGTCGTAAACGCGCAGAAAGCATGCTGCATAATAAATCGTTAATGTCATCAGCTGCAGCAGTTGTACCAATTCCAGGGCTTGATGTAACTGCAGATTTAAAGTTAATGACAGATATTATCGAGAATATTAATAAAGAATACGGTTTAAGTCATAAACAAGTAAGTGGTTATACAGATGACATTAAACAGAAGATTGTATTCTCAGCTGCGAAGTCAGGAAGTGACTTTATCGGTAAGAAAGTAACGAAAGGATTTGTAGCGGTCGTATTCAAAATGATGCTTCGTCGTGAAGCATTAAAGCAATCGAAATGGGTACCTGTATTCGGACAGGCAGTGAGCGGTACAATCAGTTATTATATGATGAAGAAGCTCGGTGAGAAACATATTGAGAAATGTGAACGTGTTGCACGAGAATTAATGGTGTAA
- a CDS encoding class I SAM-dependent rRNA methyltransferase, producing MKNVTVKRSKQQKFTHGYLLLEKDDVLQSDKIDEGELFTVKLENGDLIGTFYAGHQNKGLGWKVSDAYIQFIDASYFIDLFENAKEERTSLFNSSETNAFRLYNGEGDGLGGFTIDHYDGHLLITWYSKGIYHYKTDIIEAIKAVFDYKTIYEKLRYDKNVPTNVVSDNEAEFPIIIKENNLHYMIDLTDGAMTGLFLDQRDVRKKLQQMDTKHKDMLNLFAYSGGFSVAVGTNGYKTTNVDIAKRSIELMEQNFALNEMNLEDQTFITMDAFDALAYFARHLKTFDIIVIDPPSFSRHKKKVFTVKDHYHELVTEALPLVNYGGYLVLSTNASNVSLKQFRAMIEDTLKDKADYEITQIMGLPKDFRTTDKYKASKYLKVVFVKING from the coding sequence ATGAAAAACGTAACTGTAAAACGCAGCAAACAGCAGAAGTTTACACATGGTTATTTATTGCTGGAAAAAGACGATGTACTGCAGTCGGACAAAATTGATGAAGGGGAATTGTTTACGGTTAAGCTTGAAAATGGTGACCTTATCGGCACATTTTATGCAGGGCATCAGAATAAAGGACTTGGATGGAAAGTAAGTGATGCTTATATACAATTTATTGATGCATCATACTTCATCGATTTGTTTGAAAATGCAAAAGAGGAGCGTACGTCATTATTTAACAGTAGTGAAACGAATGCTTTTCGTTTGTATAATGGCGAAGGGGATGGCCTTGGTGGCTTTACGATTGATCATTATGATGGTCATCTGCTTATTACATGGTACTCAAAAGGTATCTATCATTACAAAACGGATATCATTGAAGCGATTAAAGCAGTTTTCGATTATAAAACGATATATGAGAAACTTAGATATGATAAAAATGTGCCGACGAATGTCGTCAGTGACAATGAGGCTGAGTTTCCGATTATTATTAAGGAAAACAATCTGCATTATATGATTGATTTAACGGACGGGGCAATGACTGGATTGTTTTTAGATCAGCGCGATGTGCGTAAAAAATTACAGCAGATGGACACGAAACATAAAGATATGCTGAATTTATTTGCGTATTCGGGTGGCTTTTCAGTTGCAGTCGGTACAAATGGCTATAAAACGACGAATGTAGATATTGCGAAGCGTTCGATAGAATTAATGGAGCAGAACTTTGCGTTAAACGAGATGAATTTAGAAGATCAGACATTTATAACGATGGATGCATTTGATGCATTAGCTTATTTTGCACGTCATCTGAAAACATTTGATATTATCGTTATCGATCCACCAAGCTTTTCACGCCATAAGAAGAAAGTGTTTACCGTGAAAGATCATTATCATGAACTTGTGACAGAGGCGTTACCACTTGTGAATTACGGTGGATATCTTGTATTATCGACGAACGCATCAAACGTTTCATTAAAACAGTTCAGAGCGATGATAGAAGATACATTGAAAGATAAAGCCGACTATGAAATTACTCAAATTATGGGACTGCCGAAAGACTTCAGAACGACAGATAAATATAAAGCTTCAAAATATTTAAAAGTCGTTTTCGTAAAAATTAACGGTTAA